One Nocardioides dongkuii genomic window, GCGTGCCCGGTCGACGGCGTCGCCACCACCGAGGAGGTCGAGCTCTCCGAGACCGGCACGGTCACGACGTTCTGCATCGTCAACGTGCCGTTCCTCGGCCAGCGGATCAAGCCGCCGTACGTCTCGGCGTACGTGCTCCTCGACGGCGCCGACATCGCCGTCCTGCACCTGATCCTCGACATCCCCGCCGACGAGGTCCGGATGGGCATGCGGGTCAAGGCGGTCTGGAAGCCCCGCGACGAGTGGGGCACGACGATCGAGAACATCAGCCACTTCAGTCCCACCGGAGACCCGGACGCGGACTACGACACCTACAAGCACCACCTCTGAGGGGCCGGCACATGCGTGAGGTTGCGGTCGTCGGGTTCGCCCAGCGACAGATGAAGGAGTTCGACGGGTCGCCCACCTGCGTGGAGCTGCTCGTACCGCTCTTCGAGGAGTGCTACGAGCAGACCGGCTGGACCCGCAGGGACGTCGGGTTCTGGTGCTCGGGGTCCTCGGACTACCTGGCCGGCCGGTCGTTCTCGTTCGTGCAGGCGGTCGACGCGATCGGCGTCATCCCGCCGGTCAACGAGTCGCACGTCGAGATGGACCTGGCCTGGGCGATGTACGAGGCCTGGCTGAAGATCCAGACCGGCGAGGTCGACACCGCGGTCGTCTACGCGTTCGGCAAGAGCTCGGCGGGCGTGCTGCGCCGTACCCTCGCGCTGCAGCTGGAGCCGTACACGATGACGCCGCTGTGGCCCGACACCGTCAGCCTCGCCGGGCTCCAGGCCCGCGCCGGCATCGACGCGGGTCTCTGGGACGAGCGCGCCATGGCGGAGGTCGCCAACCGCTCGCTGACCGACGCCGAGAAGAACGAGTACGCCGTGCGCAAGGGCGGCTCGTCGGTCGAGGAGCTGCTCGCCCGGCCCGTGTACGCCGACCCGCTGCGCAAGCACGACTGCGCGCCCGTGACCGACGGCGCCGCGGCGCTGGTGCTCGCCGCCGGCGACCGCGCGCGGGAGGTGCAGGACCGGCCCGCCTGGATCGACGGGATCTCCCACTACGTGGACCCGATGAGCATGGGCACCCGCGACCTGACCCGGTCGCCCTCGGCCGCCCGCGCGGCGCAGGCCGTCGGCGTCGCGGGGGTCGAGGTCGCCGAGCTGCACGCGCCGTTCAGCCACCAGGAGCTGGTGCTGCGCCGCGAGCTCGGCCT contains:
- a CDS encoding thiolase domain-containing protein codes for the protein MREVAVVGFAQRQMKEFDGSPTCVELLVPLFEECYEQTGWTRRDVGFWCSGSSDYLAGRSFSFVQAVDAIGVIPPVNESHVEMDLAWAMYEAWLKIQTGEVDTAVVYAFGKSSAGVLRRTLALQLEPYTMTPLWPDTVSLAGLQARAGIDAGLWDERAMAEVANRSLTDAEKNEYAVRKGGSSVEELLARPVYADPLRKHDCAPVTDGAAALVLAAGDRAREVQDRPAWIDGISHYVDPMSMGTRDLTRSPSAARAAQAVGVAGVEVAELHAPFSHQELVLRRELGLADDVVVNPSGGALTSNPMFSAGGIRIGEAARRIWSGEASRTLGHATSGPALQQNLVCTLEGRS